One Chaetodon trifascialis isolate fChaTrf1 chromosome 12, fChaTrf1.hap1, whole genome shotgun sequence DNA window includes the following coding sequences:
- the LOC139340262 gene encoding ribosomal RNA processing protein 1 homolog B-like, whose protein sequence is MAAIQEPEVQFAQRLASNEKPIRTKAIKKLRKYINVRSQKASGGFTGDELLKLWKGLFYCLWMQDKPLLQEELSNQISSLIHSFQDIDGQFLYLESFLQTVKREWTGIDRLRMDKFFQLVRFMFRQTFETLKRTSWDSSVVSRFLELLTAQLLRGGCDAPSGLQFHVLDLYLTELAAVGSAELTADQNLIFIEPFCRTAAKTKDRTLFRAVCSSIFSTIIDQAPFAIEDLMKEVETAAASDSDSGQASEGDEDEDRTEEKTVGRPGRKAAAKQVNGSKSSREDEDEDEDDDEELHLEDSDSEAPCDEDVGPVLQFDYASLADKLFAFASRSSTPSQNRQRLYKIIKVLRDLSEGVFPQDEYPEEVSTDEDDDMFASRKRMKRRQGGMEEGEEGAPASKKSKGNKKEASKPPEQNENEAEDDSEAAELTANNENKKKKKKKKRKKKRAGQGGGENAESSEQEQTPTEETEGSPQEAQTQSSGAPDQPSVTEEASRATPGTADGEEASAESSEKKSETPELEAAAEQQTVTTEPEMSADATAAGKKKKRKRKKALKLQTGAAVSQVSAEAQSTAVSSEASTAETTTDGKKKKKKAERKLEGEPVLNGESREEEESTAAATKKGKKKNLKADEAAEVEAEGEHADADITSVSKEASLDATTAPLKKKTKNKVKQENAALEASDESAAAPPRTKRKKNQKESDTMTPVKKKKKKKLAAAQVDDINDETQEQATSGEDQAEVSSSSRKPAKKKRKIPVVFEFEAEELEAAASVNGLAEEETRVPSTPLSAKKTPKTVKTPAGAASDFITFQSNAAVPTALFCKSRGSPSTPLSRRKQSQTPSSESKKVTFGLKNNKTAEFKKTDRSLLVSPDGSSRVPFDPKQKPKFGVLKSPATSLSSRVKKTPDSSRKTSSGTPKSAAKRRPAAADFF, encoded by the exons ATGGCTGCGATTCAAGAGCCGGAGGTCCAGTTCGCACAGAGATTAGCCTCCAACGAGAAACCCATCCGGACCAAAGCTATAAAGAAGCTGAGGAAGTACATAAACGTCAGGTCTCAGAAAGCCTCAG GTGGATTCACAGGTGATGAGCTGCTCAAGCTGTGGAAGGGTCTCTTCTACTGCCTGTGGATGCAGGACAAACCGCTGCTCCAG gagGAGCTGTCCAACCAGATCTCCAGCCTGATCCACAGCTTCCAGGACATAGACGGAC AGTTTTTGTACCTGGAGAGCTTCCTGCAGACCGTCAAAAGAGAGTGGACAGGCATCGACAGGCTGCGGATGGACAAGTTCTTCCAG ctggtTCGCTTCATGTTCAGGCAGACTTTTGAGACGCTGAAGAGGACGAGCTGGGACAGCAG TGTGGTTTCCAGGTTTCTGGAGCTGCTGACGGCTCAGCTCCTGCGGGGCGGCTGCGACGCGCCCAGCGGGCTGCAGTTCCACGTCCTGGACCTTTACCTGACCGAACTGGCCGCCGTGGGTTCAGCTGAG CTCACCGCTGACCAGAACTTGATCTTCATCGAGCCGTTCTGCAGAACAGCAGCCAAAACCAAAGA CCGGACTCTCTTCAGAGCCGtctgcagcagcatcttcagCACCATCATCGACCAGGCTCCCTTCGCTATTGAAGATTTGATGAAGGAGGTGGAAACAGCTGCGGCCTCGGACTCGGACTCGGGACAGGCGTCTGAAGGCGACGAAGACGAGGACCGAACGGAGGAGAAGACAGTGGGACGACCAGGCAGGAAGGCTGCAGCAAAGCAGGTTAATG GCAGTAAATCaagcagagaggatgaagatgaggatgaagatgacgaTGAGGAGCTTCACTTGGAGGACTCTGACTCAGAGGCACCGTGTGACGAAGACGTCGGGCCCGTCCTGCAG TTTGACTACGCGTCTCTGGCGGACAAACTGTTTGCATTCGCCAGCCGGAGCAGCACGCCGAGCCAGAACCGCCAGAGACTCTACAAGATCATCAAAGT ACTGCGTGACCTCAGCGAAG gcGTCTTCCCTCAGGACGAGTATCCAGAGGAGGTCTCCACGGACGAGGACGACGACATGTTCGCcagcaggaagaggatgaagaggagacaaGGTGGCatggaggagggtgaggagggagcGCCGGCGTCCAAGAAGAGTAAAG GAAATAAAAAGGAGGCTTCAAAACCCCCCGAGCAGAACGAGAACGAGGCCGAAGACGACAGCGAAGCGGCTGAGCTGACTGcgaataatgaaaacaaaaagaagaagaaaaagaagaagaggaagaagaagagagcggGGCAGGGTGGAGGTGAGAATGCAGAGAGTTCTGAACAGGAGCAGACTCCAACTGAAGAGACTGAAGGTTCACCGCAGGAAGCCCAGACGCAGAGCTCAGGAGCTCCGGATCAGCCGTCAGTCACAGAAGAAGCCAGCCGAGCGACTCCGGGCACAGCTGACGGCGAGGAGGCGTCTGCAGAGtcctcagagaagaagagcgAAACGCCTGAGCTCGAAGCAGCAGCGGAGCAGCAGACTGTTACAACAGAGCCAGAGATGTCTGCTGACGCCACAGCcgcagggaagaagaagaagaggaagaggaagaaggccCTGAAGTTACAAACAGGTGCGGCTGTATCACAGGTGAGCGCAGAAGCACAGAGCACGGCGGTCAGCAGCGAGGCATCGACGGCTGAAACCACAACCGAcggcaagaagaagaagaagaaggctgagaggaagctggagggtGAACCGGTGCTTAACggtgagagcagagaagaagaagagtctaCAGCCGCAGCCACGAAGAAGGGCAAGAAGAAGAACCTCAAGGCtgatgaagcagcagaggtggaggcagagggagagcatGCCGACGCTGACATCACCTCCGTCAGCAAGGAAGCGTCACTGGATGCCACCACAGcaccactgaagaagaagacaaagaacaaGGTCAAGCAGGAGAACGCAGCGCTCGAAGCTTCAGATGAAAGCGCCGCAGCGCCACCAAGGACCAAAAGGAAAAAGAATCAGAAGGAATCAGACACCATGAcaccagtgaagaagaagaagaagaagaagctggcaGCCGCCCAAGTGGATGACATCAACGATGAAACCCAGGAGCAGGCGACCAGCGGCGAAGACCAAGCCGaggtctcctcctcctccaggaaaCCAGccaagaagaaaagaaagatccCCGTGGTGTTCGAGTTCGAGGCCGAGGAGCTGGAGGCGGCGGCGTCCGTCAACGGCCTCGcagaagaagagacaaga GTGCCGTCCACACCTCTGAGCGCCAAGAAGACACCGAAGACGGTGAAGACTCCCGCGGGGGCGGCGTCTGACTTCATCACCTTTCAGAGCAACGCTGCAGTCCCAACGGCGCTCTTCTGCAAAAGCAGAGGAAGCCCGAGCACGCCGCTGTCCAGGAGGAAG CAGAGTCAGACTCCCTCATCAGAGTCCAAGAAGGTCACCTTCGGTCTGAAGAATAACAAGACGGCTG
- the slc37a1 gene encoding glucose-6-phosphate exchanger SLC37A1, with product MARVPPGIRLLVSFDRDQWYRALTFILTFLLYTSFHLSRKPISIVKSELHKNCSSVTEAATIAAGSQRPPLPSLHTDVDCSWKPFDKRNYKQLLGAMDYSFLCAYAVGMYLSGIIGERLPIRLYLTAGMLTSGLFTCLFGLGYVYNIHSLGFYVFVQVANGLVQTTGWPSVVTCISNWFGKGRRGLIMGLWNSHTSVGNILGSLIAGYWVSSNWGMSFIVPGLIIAAMGVVCFLFLIEHPNDLKSMYERTPSSPAKRSWNGVNEHTDVCLQYKDSKAQSYDTELLLPRDSVCVPVQPVVVVKRESEPSPISFMGALRIPGVVEFSLCLLFAKLVSYTFLFWLPLYITKAAHLDAKKAGDLSTLFDVGGIVGGILAGVISDKLGKRATTCAVMLLLAAPTLYGFSMISEFGLGPTIGMLLVSGGLVNGPYALITTAVSADLGTHKSLKGNARALSTVTAIIDGTGSVGAALGPLLAGLLSAGGWDQVFYMLMTADFLALLLLLRLVMKEQTSSKSRPISAVELKEH from the exons ATGGCCAGAGTTCCTCCTGGGATCCGCCTGCTGGTGTCCTTCGACAGGGACCAGTG GTACCGAGCTCTCACCTTCATCCTCACCTTCCTGCTGTACACCAGCTTCCACCTCTCCAGGAAACCCATTAGCATCGTCAAG AGCGAGCTCCATAAGAACTGCTCATCTGTCACTGAAGCCGCCACCATCGCCGCCGGCAGCCAGCGGCCCCCCCTGCCGTCCCTGCACACGGAcgtggactgcagctggaagcCTTTCG aTAAAAGGAACTACAAGCAGCTGCTGGGAGCCATGGACTACTCCTTCCTCTGCGCCTACGCCGTGGGAATGTACCTCAG CGGCATCATCGGGGAGCGCCTGCCCATCCGGCTCTACCTGACCGCGGGCATGCTCACCAGCGGCCTGTTCACCTGCCTGTTTGGACTGGGCTACGTCTACAACATCCACAGTCTGGGCTTCTACGTATTTGTCCAG GTGGCCAACGGCTTGGTCCAGACCACCGGCTGGCCCAGTGTGGTGACCTGCATCAGCAACTGGTTTGGAAAGGGAAG GCGTGGACTCATCATGGGGCTGTGGAACTCCCACACCTCAGTGGGAAACATCCTGGGCTCGCTGATCGCCGGCTACTGGGTCTCCTCCAACTGGGGCATGTCCTTCATCGTCCCGGGCCTCATCATCGCAGCCATGGGCGTcgtctgcttcctcttcctcatcgaGC atcCGAATGACCTGAAGAGCATGTACGAGCGTACACCTTCCTCTCCAGCCAAGCGT AGTTGGAACGGTGTGAACGAACACACTGACGTGTGTCTGCAGTACAAGGACAGCAAAGCCCAG AGCTATGAcacggagctgctgctgcccagagACAGCGTCTGTGTCCCCGTGCAGCCGGTCGTGGTGGTGAAGAGGGAGTCTGAGCCGTCCCCCATCAGCTTCATGGGAGCGTTACGCATACCG GGAGTGGTGGagttctctctgtgtctgctgtttgcaaaGCTGGTCAGCTACACCTTCCTGTTCTGGCTGCCGCTCTACATCACCAAAGCAG ctcaCCTGGATGCCAAGAAAGCCGGAGATCTCTCCACCCTGTTTGATGTGGGAGGAATCGTGG gGGGGATCTTGGCAGGTGTGATCTCTGATAAACTGGGGAAGAGAGCCACCACCTGTGCAgtcatgctgctgctggctgctcccACA CTCTACGGCTTCTCCATGATCAGCGAGTTCGGCTTGGGCCCGACCATCG gcaTGCTGCTGGTGAGCGGAGGGCTGGTGAACGGCCCGTACGCCCTCATCACCACCGCAGTGTCTGCAGACTTG gGGACCCACAAGAGTCTGAAAGGCAACGCCAGAGCGCTGTCGACGGTCACCGCCATCATCGACGGCACAGGATCTGTAG GTGCGGCGCTGGGCCCCCTGCTGGCCGGGCTGCTGTCTGCAGGCGGCTGGGATCAGGTCTTCTACATGCTGATGACGGCGGACTTCTTGGCTCTGTTG